Part of the Candidatus Bathyarchaeota archaeon genome, ATGTATAAGCTTGAAACCGCGCTCCCTAGCCAGGTCGATGAGGGTTTTAACAAGCTCGGTTCCTATACCTATCCTACGGTAGCCCTGTCTAACCATGACGACTATATCGGCTACGTGTCTCCAACACGGTAGCTCGCTCCTCCTCGAAAGCTCGGCACCCGCCACTACCCTACCTCCGACCTCGGCGACCAGGTAGACGGCGTCGCCGTTCTCCATACGAGCTAGGGCCCTTCCAAGCCACTCAGCCTCCTCCCGCCTACCCACCTTCTCCTCCATGAGGATATACGCTCTCTCTTCTATCAAGGAGTTTATGAGGTCGAGCATGTCGTCCAGATCCTCCCACCTCAAAGCCCTTAAGACTACTTCACGCCCATCCCTAGCTCGGAAAACCCTAAGAACAGCCCCGGGTTTTATCACTCTACACGTCACATTAATAATTCATTATGTAGTTATTATATAAACACTCGTAGCCTTAACGACAACGACTAGGTATCCGAGGCTCCAAAGAGATTAAACATTAGACCTCGTCCTCAACCCAGAACAACCACCCAACAAAGCTAGACCTTTTAAACTTAGCTCACTAAGGATAATACTATCTCCTA contains:
- a CDS encoding GNAT family N-acetyltransferase, with the translated sequence MTCRVIKPGAVLRVFRARDGREVVLRALRWEDLDDMLDLINSLIEERAYILMEEKVGRREEAEWLGRALARMENGDAVYLVAEVGGRVVAGAELSRRSELPCWRHVADIVVMVRQGYRRIGIGTELVKTLIDLARERGFKLIH